In one window of Veillonellaceae bacterium DNA:
- the cas1 gene encoding CRISPR-associated endonuclease Cas1: MPIIVKLWKGVIKVQLFISNYGTFVGKKSERLVIKEKGQVVGEHPFHDVEHVMVDSLGVSISTDAILDCMEHGIPISFMTPSGNPYAKLIPPTLTGTVVTRREQLFAFRDQRSIELCKAFIDGKISNQINTVKYFAKYRKTANPEDYKQLQTMLDKMALIAKELSKIKGICIDDARGSIMALEGRIGNLYWECVKLLTSGKADFPGREHRGAEDAINSMLNYGYAILAHQVETALTLAGLDPFGGFLHVDRPGKKSLVYDFMEEFRQPVVDKVVIAMVNKGTDVKLSDGLLEQDTRRALAAKINERLESTERFKGKKQRLKTIIQTQARRIATFVRNEAKYKPFICGW, from the coding sequence ATGCCAATAATAGTTAAATTATGGAAAGGAGTGATTAAGGTGCAGCTATTTATATCGAATTATGGAACCTTTGTTGGAAAGAAAAGCGAGCGACTGGTTATTAAAGAAAAAGGTCAAGTTGTAGGTGAGCACCCGTTTCATGATGTAGAACATGTGATGGTTGATAGCCTAGGGGTGAGCATTTCTACTGACGCTATTCTCGACTGTATGGAACATGGAATCCCAATTAGCTTTATGACACCCTCAGGAAATCCATATGCTAAGCTAATTCCGCCAACCTTAACCGGCACTGTCGTTACACGACGGGAACAGCTTTTTGCTTTTCGCGATCAAAGAAGCATTGAACTTTGCAAGGCGTTTATTGACGGGAAGATAAGCAATCAAATCAATACTGTAAAGTATTTTGCCAAATACCGTAAAACAGCTAACCCCGAAGATTATAAGCAATTGCAGACGATGCTTGATAAGATGGCACTTATCGCTAAAGAATTAAGCAAGATTAAAGGCATCTGTATAGATGATGCTCGTGGCTCAATCATGGCATTAGAGGGGCGAATAGGAAATCTTTATTGGGAGTGCGTTAAATTATTGACTTCGGGAAAAGCGGACTTTCCGGGGCGGGAGCATAGGGGGGCAGAAGATGCAATAAATTCGATGCTAAACTATGGTTATGCTATTTTAGCGCATCAAGTTGAGACAGCTCTTACCTTAGCGGGGCTTGATCCCTTCGGCGGTTTTCTCCATGTAGATAGGCCAGGAAAAAAGAGTTTAGTATATGACTTTATGGAAGAATTTCGTCAGCCGGTAGTTGATAAAGTTGTTATTGCAATGGTTAACAAAGGAACTGATGTAAAGCTTTCCGATGGATTGCTCGAGCAAGATACCAGGCGAGCACTGGCAGCAAAGATAAATGAACGGCTTGAAAGTACCGAACGTTTTAAAGGCAAAAAGCAGCGGCTTAAAACTATTATCCAAACACAGGCTAGACGAATAGCTACTTTTGTACGAAATGAGGCTAAGTACAAACCTTTCATCTGTGGGTGGTAG
- the cas2 gene encoding CRISPR-associated endonuclease Cas2: MKTYIIYDIEEDKLRTKIFETCKDYGLQHAQYSTFVGELNHNRREEIYLKIKKLIGRKRGKVAIVPVCDKDARLAKAIDTINEGCHEC; the protein is encoded by the coding sequence ATGAAAACATATATAATTTATGATATCGAAGAAGATAAGCTACGGACTAAGATTTTTGAAACCTGCAAGGATTATGGTTTGCAGCATGCCCAGTATAGTACCTTTGTCGGCGAATTAAATCATAACCGTCGTGAAGAAATTTATCTAAAAATTAAAAAGCTTATTGGTCGTAAGCGGGGCAAGGTAGCCATTGTTCCGGTTTGCGATAAAGATGCTAGGCTTGCTAAAGCGATTGATACTATTAATGAGGGTTGCCATGAATGTTAA